From Nicotiana tabacum cultivar K326 chromosome 20, ASM71507v2, whole genome shotgun sequence, one genomic window encodes:
- the LOC107814176 gene encoding putative arabinosyltransferase ARAD1: MSLFLEKSMLASRFLSCLIAISVFVLVVSSLSLLQFADNSFIPRSVFRLILVNSTSLYSTSSVTSGESKTPFLTPETSSEQSLKSQEVACQTSSSSNRSAGVGVNKACDAKQALLRVYMYDLTPEFHFGLLGWKGSGNEMWPNVGIQGQVPSYPGGLNLQHSIEYWLTLDLLSSNIPNITRPCTAIRVQNSSEADVIFVPFFSSLSYNRHSKPHGKEKASLNRILQDRVVEYLRSRDEWKLKGGADHLIVAHHPNSMLVARKKLGSAMFVLADFGRYRAETANIEKDVIAPYKHMVRTLDAENSPSFGQRDILVYFQGAIYRKDGGTIRQELYYLLKDEKDVHFTFGSIRSNGVREAGRGMASSKFCLNIAGDTPSSNRLFDAIASHCVPVIISDDIELPFEDVIDYSKFCIFVRSSDAVKKGYLLNFLRGIKEDQWTKMWERLKELTKHFEYQYPSQPNDAVDMIWQATSRKLSFIQLRAHRNNRYHSS; the protein is encoded by the exons TTAATAGCCATTTCGGTTTTCGTTTTGGTAGTTTCTTCATTGTCCCTTCTTCAATTTGCTGACAATTCTTTCATACCAAGATCAGTGTTTAGGTTAATTCTTGTTAATAGTACTTCCCTTTACTCAACCTCGAGTGTCACAAGTGGAGAATCTAAAACCCCTTTCTTGACCCCTGAAACTTCTTCTGAACAAAGCTTGAAAAGCCAAGAGGTAGCATGTCAAACATCCAGTTCCAGCAACAGGTCAGCTGGAGTAGGAGTTAATAAAGCTTGTGATGCGAAACAAGCTCTTCTTAGGGTGTATATGTATGACTTAACCCCTGAATTTCACTTTGGGTTATTAGGTTGGAAAGGAAGTGGGAATGAAATGTGGCCTAATGTTGGTATACAGGGTCAAGTACCCTCATACCCTGGCGGCTTAAATTTACAGCATAGCATCGAATATTGGCTTACACTTGACCTTCTATCGTCAAATATACCAAATATTACTAGACCATGCACTGCTATTAGAGTGCAGAATTCGAGTGAAGCCGATGTGATTTTTGTGCCTTTTTTTTCGTCCTTGAGTTACAATCGGCATTCTAAGCCTCATGGGAAGGAGAAGGCAAGTCTAAATAGAATACTACAGGATAGAGTGGTGGAGTATTTAAGAAGTAGAGATGAGTGGAAGTTAAAGGGCGGGGCGGATCATCTGATTGTCGCTCACCATCCCAATAGCATGTTGGTTGCAAGAAAGAAGTTGGGCTCAGCCATGTTTGTCCTTGCAGATTTTGGAAGGTACCGAGCTGAAACAGCAAACATTGAAAAGGATGTGATTGCTCCTTACAAACATATGGTCAGGACATTAGATGCTGAGAACTCGCCCTCTTTTGGACAGCGTGATATATTGGTTTATTTCCAGGGGGCAATTTATAGGAAAGAT GGTGGAACAATCCGTCAGGAATTATACTACCTTCTCAAGGATGAAAAAGATGTACACTTTACCTTTGGGAGCATCAGATCAAACGGCGTCAGGGAGGCTGGACGAGGAATGgcctcttcaaaattctgcctGAATATTGCTGGAGACACTCCCTCTTCCAATCGCCTATTTGATGCCATTGCTAGTCACTGTGTTCCTGTAATAATTAGTGATGACATTGAGCTACCATTTGAAGATGTTATCGATTATTCCAAGTTCTGCATTTTTGTCCGTTCTTCAGATGCCGTAAAGAAGGGTTATCTTCTGAACTTTCTTAGAGGAATCAAGGAGGATCAATGGACCAAAATGTGGGAAAGGCTAAAGGAGCTCACCAAGCATTTTGAGTACCAATATCCATCCCAACCTAATGATGCAGTGGATATGATTTGGCAAGCAACTTCAAGAAAATTGTCATTTATACAACTGAGGGCTCATCGCAACAACAGATACCATAGTTCATAG